In Paraflavitalea devenefica, the following are encoded in one genomic region:
- the pheS gene encoding phenylalanine--tRNA ligase subunit alpha gives MEQLLEQIAAYKKEIEQLANDGAEALEAYRIKFLGTKGIVKNLFTEMKNVATDKKKEFGQVLNEFKQLAESKYETWKQQLESSSSATASSIDVTLPGDPLPLGTRHPINLFLNQVISIFQRLGFSVAEGPEIEDDWHNFTALNLPEHHPARDMQDTFYIQQKPDWLLRTHTSNTQIRAMEQNPLPIRIICPGRVYRNETVSARSHCFFHQIEGLYIDENVSFADLKQTLYFFVQEMYGKDIKVRFRPSYFPFTEPSAEMDIQCQICGGEGCAVCKRTGWLEILGCGMVHPKVLENCKIDSNKYTGFAFGMGIERPALLKYGINDIRLFSENDVRFLRQFTSAI, from the coding sequence ATGGAACAATTGTTAGAACAGATCGCGGCCTATAAGAAGGAAATTGAGCAATTGGCCAATGACGGGGCCGAAGCATTGGAAGCCTACCGGATCAAATTTCTCGGTACGAAGGGGATTGTAAAGAACCTTTTTACAGAGATGAAAAATGTGGCTACCGATAAGAAGAAAGAGTTCGGCCAGGTATTGAATGAGTTTAAGCAATTGGCAGAAAGTAAGTATGAAACCTGGAAACAGCAATTGGAGAGCAGCTCTTCCGCTACTGCTTCTTCTATTGATGTAACCCTTCCCGGCGATCCCCTGCCCTTGGGTACCCGCCACCCCATTAACCTGTTCCTGAACCAGGTGATCAGCATTTTCCAACGCCTTGGATTTTCTGTAGCCGAGGGGCCTGAAATTGAAGATGACTGGCATAATTTCACTGCCCTGAACCTGCCGGAGCACCACCCCGCGCGGGATATGCAGGATACTTTTTATATTCAGCAAAAGCCCGACTGGCTTTTACGTACGCATACGAGCAATACACAGATACGGGCGATGGAGCAGAATCCCCTGCCCATCCGGATTATCTGTCCCGGACGTGTATACCGGAATGAAACGGTAAGCGCCCGCAGCCATTGCTTTTTTCACCAGATCGAGGGATTGTATATTGACGAGAATGTATCTTTTGCCGACCTGAAACAGACCTTGTATTTCTTTGTACAGGAGATGTATGGCAAGGATATTAAGGTGCGTTTCCGCCCCAGCTATTTCCCGTTCACTGAGCCCAGCGCTGAAATGGATATACAATGCCAGATCTGCGGAGGTGAAGGTTGTGCCGTATGTAAACGTACCGGCTGGCTGGAGATCCTGGGTTGCGGCATGGTACATCCCAAGGTGCTGGAGAATTGCAAGATTGACTCCAATAAGTATACAGGATTTGCTTTCGGCATGGGCATTGAACGCCCGGCCCTGCTGAAGTATGGCATTAATGATATCCGTCTTTTCAGTGAAAATGATGTGCGGTTTTTGCGACAGTTCACGAGTGCGATATAG
- a CDS encoding arginase family protein: MSDIFNIADFLEPVNRAVLSRDESYKDGQLGKTLQVYEEEMPDLTGVDIVLVGCGDTRGAGIPPTQQLGPDWIRAEFYQLFYWHQDISIADIGNIKKGASLKDTYAALKTVLAELTGAGKLVVILGGSHDLTLAQYGMYADQKRIIDAVCVDALIDLSMDSLQRDQNFLMEMLTGEPNFIRHYNHIGFQSYYVHPHMLETMDKLRFDCFRVGMVKEQIEEMEPVIRNSQLISFDIAAIANAFAPANTVTPNGFNGEEACILMRYAGMSTHASTIGIYGYIPSRDKDMLTAKQISHMLWYLIDGRSRGRREAKVEEKDSFNEFNMAFAEIESVFLQSKKTGRWWMQLPDKKFIPCSYKDYLLAGRNEIPERWLRAQERE, encoded by the coding sequence ATGTCGGATATTTTTAATATCGCTGATTTCCTGGAGCCCGTCAACCGGGCTGTACTTTCCAGGGATGAGTCCTATAAAGATGGTCAGTTGGGCAAAACCCTCCAGGTGTATGAGGAAGAAATGCCCGATCTGACGGGGGTGGATATCGTATTGGTAGGCTGCGGGGATACCAGGGGGGCGGGCATTCCACCCACCCAGCAACTGGGACCGGATTGGATACGGGCCGAATTTTACCAGCTTTTCTACTGGCACCAGGATATTTCCATAGCCGATATTGGGAACATTAAAAAAGGTGCCTCCCTCAAGGATACCTATGCTGCCTTGAAAACCGTCCTGGCCGAACTTACCGGCGCCGGTAAACTGGTAGTCATACTGGGTGGCTCACATGATCTTACCCTCGCGCAATATGGCATGTATGCCGATCAGAAAAGGATCATAGATGCCGTATGTGTAGATGCCCTGATAGATCTTTCCATGGACTCCCTGCAGCGGGACCAGAACTTCCTCATGGAAATGCTCACCGGCGAGCCCAACTTCATCCGTCATTACAACCACATCGGTTTCCAAAGCTACTATGTACATCCGCACATGCTGGAAACCATGGACAAGCTCCGCTTTGATTGCTTCCGCGTAGGGATGGTCAAAGAACAAATAGAGGAAATGGAGCCGGTTATCCGTAACAGCCAGTTAATCAGTTTTGATATCGCCGCCATCGCCAATGCATTTGCGCCCGCCAATACCGTAACCCCCAACGGGTTCAACGGTGAGGAGGCCTGTATCCTCATGCGGTATGCAGGAATGAGTACCCACGCAAGCACCATCGGCATATATGGGTACATCCCTTCCCGGGACAAAGACATGCTCACGGCTAAGCAGATCAGTCACATGCTGTGGTACCTCATAGATGGCCGTAGCCGGGGTAGGCGGGAAGCGAAAGTGGAAGAAAAAGATTCTTTCAATGAATTCAACATGGCATTTGCGGAAATAGAATCCGTCTTCCTGCAAAGCAAAAAAACGGGCCGCTGGTGGATGCAATTGCCCGATAAAAAATTCATTCCCTGCTCCTATAAAGATTACCTGCTGGCTGGCCGCAATGAAATACCGGAAAGATGGTTGCGCGCACAGGAGAGAGAATAA